In Oncorhynchus mykiss isolate Arlee chromosome 1, USDA_OmykA_1.1, whole genome shotgun sequence, the following proteins share a genomic window:
- the LOC110530617 gene encoding zinc finger protein 503, whose amino-acid sequence MITSPSVSALSNSNTHLVWESIDSRNNINKPFLHSVPPSDHLRQAKRVPIKVLRMLTARSGHILHPEYLQPLPSTPISPIELDAKKSPLALLAQTCSQIGKPDPPPSSKLSSITSNGSSDKESKSGPLKMSDIGVDDKSSFKPYSKPSDKKDSSSGVLSGEKTGFRVPSATCQPFTPRTGSPNSSTSASPMPSEGKCGDREDKKDSDCNKNGTTDGSGTTNSHSRISVSCGGINVEVNQHQETPGSKAPSSESSSITSASSASGLGSGLVAPVSPYKPGQTVFPLPPAGMHYPGSLGAYAGYPQHYLPHGGSLVNAQLASMGCSKAGSSPLAGASPPSIMSASLCRDPYCLSYHCASHLAGAASASQQCHDNAMKSGYHHMYPTHLLHGMHSSPQSFSGHPLYPYGFMLPNDPLPHVCNWVSANGPCDKRFSSSEELLIHLRTHTAFTGAEKLISGYPSSSSLASAAAAAMACHMHMPQSGGPGSPGTLTLRSPHHALGLSSRYHPYSKSPLPTGAPVPVPAATGPYYSPYALYGQRLTTATALGYQ is encoded by the exons ATGATCACATCGCCCTCGGTGTCTGCTCTGAGCAATAGTAATACTCATCTAGTCTGGGAGAGCATCGACTCTCGGAATAACATCAACAAGCCTTTTCTTCATTCCGTTCCCCCGTCGGACCATCTACGGCAAGCTAAGCGAGTTCCCATCAAGGTTTTGAGAATGCTTACGGCACGATCAGGACACATTTTGCACCCAGAGTATCTTCAACCGTTACCATCTACCCCGATTAGCCCTATTGAG CTAGATGCCAAGAAGAGTCCATTGGCACTGCTGGCGCAGACATGCTCTCAAATCGGTAAACCAGACCCCCCTCCCTCTTCCAAACTCTCCTCGATTACATCTAATGGATCTAGTGACAAGGAATCCAAATCCGGTCCATTAAAAATGAGCGACATCGGTGTGGATGACAAATCTAGCTTCAAACCCTATTCGAAACCGTCCGATAAGAAGGACTCGTCCTCGGGCGTTTTGAGTGGAGAGAAGACTGGTTTCCGAGTACCGAGCGCCACCTGTCAGCCGTTCACGCCACGGACAGGCAGCCCCAACTCCAGCACTTCTGCCTCTCCCATGCCGTCTGAGGGGAAGtgtggagacagggaggacaaGAAAGATTCAGATTGTAATAAAAATGGCACAACGGACGGATCTGGAACCACTAACAGCCACAGCAGGATAAGCGTGAGTTGCGGTGGAATTAACGTGGAGGTGAACCAGCACCAGGAGACGCCCGGGTCCAAAGCCCCGTCTTCGGAATCGTCCTCCATAACCTCCGCTTCCTCAGCTTCCGGACTGGGGTCAGGACTTGTAGCCCCGGTCTCTCCTTACAAACCTGGTCAGACAGTTTTTCCCCTGCCGCCTGCTGGCATGCACTACCCCGGGAGTTTAGGGGCCTACGCAGGTTATCCCCAACACTATCTCCCCCACGGCGGCAGCCTGGTTAACGCACAGCTGGCCAGCATGGGCTGCAGTAAAGCCGGATCCAGCCCACTGGCTGGGGCCTCTCCACCCTCCATCATGTCAGCCAGCCTGTGTAGAGACCCTTACTGCTTAAGTTACCATTGTGCCAGCCACTTAGCGGGCGCTGCCAGTGCCTCACAGCAGTGCCACGACAACGCGATGAAATCCGGGTACCACCACATGTACCCGACACACCTTTTGCACGGCATGCACTCCTCTCCGCAGTCGTTCAGTGGACACCCTTTGTACCCCTATGGTTTCATGCTCCCCAACGACCCACTTCCTCACGTCTGTAACTGGGTGTCTGCGAACGGACCCTGCGACAAGCGTTTCTCCTCTTCCGAGGAGCTGCTGATACACCTGCGGACGCACACCGCCTTCACCGGGGCGGAAAAGTTGATATCGGGTTACCCTAGTTCCTCATCTTTAGCGAGTGCTGCGGCTGCCGCTATGGCGTGCCACATGCACATGCCGCAGTCCGGAGGCCCTGGAAGCCCCGGGACACTGACCCTGAGGAGTCCGCATCACGCGTTGGGACTAAGCAGCCGTTACCATCCGTACTCCAAGAGCCCCCTGCCTACCGGAGCCCCTGTTCCCGTTCCCGCAGCTACCGGGCCATACTACTCCCCATATGCACTGTACGGCCAGAGACTCACCACAGCAACGGCGCTGGGATACCAGTGA